TACTGTAGCTCGAGTTCTTGCAAGCTCTGCTTCAAGCCTCTCCAGTCTGCTGTATTCTTTCGACATTTTTGTGATCAGGGGgagggaaaggagaagaagaagaaacgttTTTAGAAACAGCTTTTATCAAACACCATAAAAACTGTTTCTGTTCTTAGAAACGCaattttatgtttctgccgtttcttgacaTAGAAACGGcggaaacgttatcaaatggtcaTAAAGAAAATGGGAAAGGGTTTCATACGATGCTATAGTGCAATTTTGTAAAAGGGGGTAGGTGATGAATCCAATTCGAAGCATTTATTGAAAAAAGATTATAGGGTATATGGGTGAGATCGATGTTAGAGGGCGTGCGCAAGAATCCACACACTGACATCAACATCGAGGATTCCTTTTCCAAACAAAATATAGCAGAAAACTACAGGATTTGACATTTTAAAGAAATCATTGGTAGGTTGATCAGTCGTTATGtagtatttttcaaataaaactaCAGGTTTGTCATTTTAAGTGGCACCACACATGGACCACAAAATCTTGAAAGAATCTCCAGAGTTTTGATAGTGTGGTCCATAAACATAAAGGTTTTTTCTTCCCACcctttttgataattttccatTAGAAAATTTTACCTTTCTAGAAAAATTTAAGCTAGGAAAAGCTAGTTCTATGTTCTTCCTTGAAAAAtagcatgtgtgtgtgtgagagacagagagaaagagagagaaggattaTTGGATATCAGATATGAGTAGAACATCTGCATATGTTTGACCCTTTTCCTGATATGCAGGTGCAATTGTTTGGATATCAGTGGCCATATTGATAGGTTTGTTTGCTGTTCAAAGATTTGGAACAGACAAAGTTGGATATAGCTTTGCTCCAATTATTTGTGTTTGGTTCACCTTCATTGGAGGCATTGGTATCTACAACTTCATCAAGTATGACCCTGCTGTAGTAAAGGCCATTAACCCTAAATACATTATAGATTACTTTAGCAGAAACAAGAAGGATGCATGGATTTCACTCGGCGGTATCGTTCTAGCAATAACAGGTATCTGTAGTCCATTTGCAATCAATTCAAAAACTTCCATTCCAACTCTATGACAGTAATGAAGATTTCTGAAAAACTGGATTGATTGATGCAGGAACTGAAGCCTTGTTTGCTGATGTTGGACACTTCACAGTTAGATCCATTCAAATAAGTATGTGCTCAGTAACATTCCCTTCTCTTGTCCTGGCATACACTGGCCAAGCATCCTACCTTCGTAAACATAATGAAGATGTATTAGATACGTTTTATAAATCCATTCCAGGTGAAGTATGCTTCTGATTTTGTCCaagttcgagcttttaggtgaaacagtAGCAATAAATAGTTGACACAATTTGGTTAATGCAGATCCTTTATATTGGCCCATGTTTGTTGTGGCTGTTATGGCATCAATTATCGCGAGTCAGGCCATGATCTCAGGCACCTTCTCCATCATCCAACAGTCTCTTTCACTTGGTTGCTTCCCTCGTGTCAAGATAGTTCATACATCAACAAAGTATGAAGGACAAGTTTATGTTCCTGAGATCAATTACCTGCTAATGTTGGCTTGTGTTGGAGTCACTGTAGGATTCAGGACAACTACAAAGATTGGAAATGCCTATGGTATGAACTATTAACTACAGGCCCTAGTATTTAAATTCTCaattccattccttggggaacaaacccattttgatttcttgaaatggAGTGTGAATGATCAATGTTCTGCATCTAAAATTTGTACTCACAgatctgtctctctctctgtttttctctGTAGGGATTGCTGTGGTGTTTGTGATGACACTCACTTCATCTTTTCTAGTACTCATCATGATAATGATATGGAAAACCAACATACTCCTTGTAATTGCTTATGTTCTGGTGATAGGCACAGTTGAGCTCCTATATCTAAGTTCAGTGCTCTACAAATTTGATCAAGGTGGGTATCTCCCCTTAGCTTTCGCCGCATTCCTGATGGCAATAATGTATGTTTGGAACTATGTATACCGCAAGAAATACTACTATGAGCTAGACCACAAGATTTCTCCTGAGAAGCTTAGAGATATTGCTGCAAACACCAACTTATGTCGAATCCCTGGACTCGCCGTCTTCTACTCTGAATTAGTCCATGGCATTCCACCCATTTTCGAGCACTACATAGAAAATGTACCAGCAATGCAATCAGTCCTTGTCTTCGTCGCTTACAAATCACTTCCAATAAGCAAGGTTCCGGTGGAGGAACGGTTCTTATTCAGGCGAGTTGAACCACATGAACTTAATGTCTTCCGGTGTATCGTGAGGTATGGATACACCGATGTTCGCAATGACAAAGAACCCTTTGAAAGAACATTGGTGGAAAGATTAAAGGAGTACATTAGTGAGGATTTGTGGCTGTCACCAAAGGTTGAGAATGTGGATGATGAGGAAAGGACTATTGTTGttgaagagaagaaaggtgAAGTGGTGGAGAAAGAGCTAGAGGTGGTGGATAGAGGTTGGCAATCTGGGATTGTCCACTTGGTGGGTGAGAGTGAGGTTGTAGCAGAAAGAGGTTCTAGTTTTGGGAAGAGGGTATTGATAAATTATGCTTATAACTTCATAAGGAGGAATTTGAGACAGAGTTACAAGGTGTTTGATATCCCTTCCAAGCGTCTCCTGAAGGTGGGAATGACATATGAGCTTTAGAGCAATGAAGAACTATAA
This Macadamia integrifolia cultivar HAES 741 chromosome 10, SCU_Mint_v3, whole genome shotgun sequence DNA region includes the following protein-coding sequences:
- the LOC122091145 gene encoding potassium transporter 5-like; translated protein: MSSTAGDEVVVMAQEQPPPPQGKNLRRLDSLAAESGHFRGHDGHRSKAMDWGTILQLAFQSIGIVYGDIGTSPLYVYASTFTDGIKNNDDILGVLSMIFYTITLIPLLKYVFIVLQANDNGDGGTFALYSLICRYAKVGLIPSQQAEDKDVSNFRLELPNSGRHRRASKLKSILEKSNSTKYFLLFATMLGTSMVIGDGILTPCMSVLSAVGGIKQATSAMTEGAIVWISVAILIGLFAVQRFGTDKVGYSFAPIICVWFTFIGGIGIYNFIKYDPAVVKAINPKYIIDYFSRNKKDAWISLGGIVLAITGTEALFADVGHFTVRSIQISMCSVTFPSLVLAYTGQASYLRKHNEDVLDTFYKSIPDPLYWPMFVVAVMASIIASQAMISGTFSIIQQSLSLGCFPRVKIVHTSTKYEGQVYVPEINYLLMLACVGVTVGFRTTTKIGNAYGIAVVFVMTLTSSFLVLIMIMIWKTNILLVIAYVLVIGTVELLYLSSVLYKFDQGGYLPLAFAAFLMAIMYVWNYVYRKKYYYELDHKISPEKLRDIAANTNLCRIPGLAVFYSELVHGIPPIFEHYIENVPAMQSVLVFVAYKSLPISKVPVEERFLFRRVEPHELNVFRCIVRYGYTDVRNDKEPFERTLVERLKEYISEDLWLSPKVENVDDEERTIVVEEKKGEVVEKELEVVDRGWQSGIVHLVGESEVVAERGSSFGKRVLINYAYNFIRRNLRQSYKVFDIPSKRLLKVGMTYEL